The following proteins come from a genomic window of Sorex araneus isolate mSorAra2 chromosome 1, mSorAra2.pri, whole genome shotgun sequence:
- the LOC129402467 gene encoding hyaluronidase PH-20-like, producing MDFFGKIPYIHLVTKEEKHGGIPSLGDLYGHLEKSEHDILHLFPEDGLGLAVIDFDAWRPVWERNRVNRTIYRKKTFDFVKKTNPDISNDIARDVAKEEFEKKAKEFMLKTLQLARKLRPKNYWGFHNYPDCYNYNYLNNPYSGSCPESEKNRNNELDWLWKETTALYPTIYLHSTLKNSQKAAHFSRNRVNEALRISKVRNRNNPLPVFVYVRTVYTNDRTQFISETDLVHTIGETLALGASGIVIWGSYRIAQSEVACRNLKNFERETLSPYLINVTLAAKMCQQALCQDRGFCIRKDWNSNDYLHLNPKNFVIKFAYCDKFIVYGKPSIQDLQQFSDKFDCTCFANVTCKKNDEVENVENIRVCINEEVCI from the exons ATGGATTTCTTTGGTAAGATTCCCTACATCCACTTAGtcacaaaagaggaaaaacatgGAGGAATTCCTTCGTTGGGAGACCTATATGGACACTTGGAAAAGTCtgagcatgatattctccatctCTTTCCAGAAGATGGGTTGGGCTTGGCTGTGATTGACTTTGATGCTTGGAGACCTGTCTGGGAAAGGAATAGGGTTAACAGAACAATTTACCGGAAGAAAACATTTGATTTCGTTAAGAAGACCAATCCAGACATTTCTAATGACATTGCCAGGGATGTAGCCAAAGAAGAAtttgaaaagaaagcaaaggagtTCATGCTGAAGACTTTGCAGTTGGCTCGGAAACTTCGACCAAAAAATTATTGGGGTTTTCACAATTATCCTGATTGTTACAATTATAATTATCTTAACAACCCCTACAGTGGAAGTTGCCCTGAAAGTGAGAAGAACAGAAATAATGAGCTTGACTGGTTATGGAAAGAAACCACTGCCCTTTACCCAACCATTTATTTGCATTCAACTTTAAAGAATAGTCAAAAGGCTGCACACTTTTCCCGTAATCGCGTTAACGAAGCCCTTCGGATTTCTAAAGTACGCAACAGAAATAATCCACTTCCGGTATTTGTATACGTGCGTACAGTTTATACGAATGATAGGACACAATTTATTTCCGAG ACTGACCTTGTGCATACAATTGGTGAAACTCTGGCTCTTGGGGCCTCAGGAATTGTCATCTGGGGAAGCTACAGGATAGCCCAAAGTGAG GTTGCCTGCAGAAATCTAAAAAATTTTGAGAGAGAGACACTGAGTCCTTACTTAATCAACGTCACTCTAGCAGCTAAAATGTGTCAACAAGCACTCTGCCAAGATCGAGGATTCTGTATAAGGAAAGACTGGAATTCAAATGACTACCTTCACCTGAACCCGAAGAATTTTGTTATAAAGTTTGCATATTGTGACAAATTCATAGTATATGGGAAGCCCTCAATTCAAGACCTACAGCAGTTTTCTGACAAATTTGATTGCACCTGTTTTGCCAATGTCACTTGTAAGAAGAATGATGAAGTAGAAAATGTTGAAAACATAAGGGTCTGCATTAATGAGGAAGTTTGCATATAG